The sequence below is a genomic window from Thiomonas sp. FB-Cd.
GTGTACATGGCGAAGCTCAGCGGAAACCACGGGCGCTTGGGCGGGTAAGGGTTCTGGCCCGCTGCGACCTTGGCCTTGTACTCGCTGGTGTCCTCGTAATGAAACTTCTCGCGGTTGATGATCACGCCCTTGGCGAGACTCTCGGCCTCTGGAACGCTGGCGATGTCATAGCGCCCCTTGGCCACCGGATAGCCCCCGCCGCCTGCAGTCAGGCCTCCTGTCCAATTCATGTTGCCCACCAGGAGGTTGAGCATCAGAACGGCCACGCCGTTGTAATAGCCATTGGGATGTTTGACCACTCCTCGGTACATCGTGCTGGCGACTTTGCGGCCATGGCTGGTGAACTCACGTGCCACCTCGATGATGCGCGGGGGCTCGATGCCGCAGATCTGCGCGTATTGCTCGATGGTGTGCTCTTCGGCGGCTTCCTTAAGAAGACGGAACGCCGTCTTCACCGCGACACCGTTCACCTCGCCGGCAAAGTCGAGCTGCGCGGCTTTAATGCTGGCCGCCTGCGCCGGTTTGCCGGTTGTGGGGTCGATCACCACGCGGTCATCTTCACCCTGCGCCATCGGTTTGCCCAAGCCGGCGATTTCGGCGGTGAGAAAGTGGCGCGACTGAGGATGGCTGGGGTCGACCACGACAAGGTGCGTGGCATCGGTATGCGACAACTCTCCCGCCGCCTGCGCTGCGGCCAGTGTGGGATAAGACAGGTAGGCTGTGTTGTAGCGCTGGTTGTCGATGATCCAGCGGATCATGCCCAATGCCAGCGCGCCATCGGTACTGGGCTTGATTGGCAGCCAGCTCGCGCGATCGCCAACCACGCCGCCGCGGCTGAGCTTGGGATCGACCACCACATACTTCAGCCCGTCGGGCTTGGCCCGCGCCTCGGCGACATACTTGCCCTGGGTCTGCATCGGGAAGTTGGCATCTCCCGGCTGGGTTCCCCAATAGATGATGAATTTGGCCTCACGCACGTCGGGTTGCGTCATATTGATGCCCGAAAACACATGCTGATGCGCAATGTGGTGCGACAGTTCACATTCATTGACGTGATCGAACACGTTGACTGTGCCGAAGGTGTTGCCGAATCGCTGGGCAAAGGTCATGCGTGTCCCCACCAGCCGTCCGCCCTGCAGGACGAAGCCGTTGGTGCGCATGCCGAGTTCAGGCGCGTTCGGGTCCATCAACTCTTTGCGCTTGGCATACAGGCCGCGGAAGCCCAGCACGTCAAGATCCTTGCTTGCTGGATCGATGGTGTCAGCGAAGATCTTGCCGCCTTCGGTGACCTCGGTGATCAGAGTGCTCCACGCGATCGGTTTCCACTGGCCGCTGCCACGCGGGCCCACGCGCTTGAGCGGAACCAGCACACGGTAGGGATCGTAGGTCGACTGGATGCCGGTATTACCCCGCGCGCACACCGTGCCGGGAAGCGCCGCCGTGTCGATCAGCGGGGTGGTGACAGCGGTGTATTCGCTGAGGGTGTTGGGGTGGTAGGGGTTGCCGATGATGCGCTGGATGCGTCCGGTCTTGCGATCGATCTTCACCCGCAGGCCGCATTCGCTGTGGCATTGCAAATCGACCGTGTGGTGCAGCGTCCACTGCGGGTTGGGCACGAGCTTGCCGCTGGCGGTGTCGCGCAGCCACTCGGGAGTATTGGAATTGCCGTACACCGGATGCAGCGCTTTGCGGCCTCGTTGATGCAGCGGGATGAGATCGACGAGGCGCTTGGAAAAGCCGAGGGTGCCTGCGCCAAGTCCGGCGATGGCGCCCAGGGAGAGAAGTCCGCGACGTGAGATATCCATGATGTCAAGCCTTGTTGGCAGCAGAGAAGGGAGCCGACTGGGTGTCGCGCGGCATGGCCGCGAGCAGCGCCGCCAGGATGCCCAGGAACAGCAGCACGCTGACCCCCGTGTACCAGAGCTCCTCGAAATTCAGGTGGAAGACGTAGTAGCCCGCACCGCTGCGGTTGATCGCCTCGCCGCCGAGGACGATGCCCATACGCGCGGCATACGAGCCCCACGTGGCAGCGAGCAGCGCGATCCACTGCGCGCCATAGCTGCGGCCCGTGGGCAGCAGGAGCAGCGCCAAGGGAACGAGCAGGCCGACGATGGTCCAGTTCCAGGTGATCTGGGCCATGTATGGCCCCATGAAGAGATTGGCCGCGCGCAATTCCTCGATCGTGCCGAAGCGCCCGAGCCACCACATCCAGCCGTACCAGGTGACCAGGCAGATACCGAGCGCCACGGCAGCGGTGGTGCGATGCCCCCTTTGCGCCTTTGGACGGTTGGCCGTGACCAGCCATGCGAGCAGCGGAATCAGCGCCATTTCTGCCAACGCTGCCACCGCGATTGCACTGGCGAGGAACAATATGGCAGCGGCTGGTGAGTTCCAGACGGGCACACCATGTTCGTTCATCAGAAACACGGCCGAATACAGTGGTGCGAACAAGCCCAGGAACACGGTGAGCACCAGTGTCGGTTTGAACCAGCGCGACTCGAACACGCTGTAATGGCGGCTCCACAGCGAAAAAACGTCTGCCAGCTTGCGCCATCCCTTGCTGAGCGGTTCGATTTCAGCCGCCAGTCGTGCGCGCGGAATGGACTGAAAACTCAGCCACCAGGCCAGCAGCAGGAAGATGGGGAGCAGGATGATGCCGTACTTGATGATCGCGGTGTCCCAGTTGGACCAACCGAGGAAGTAGCCGAAGATCAGACGGCCCGGCTGGTTGACTTCGGCCAGCACGTTGACGAAGCCGCCGAGAATGAGCCCGACGACCAGCGGCATGGTGAAGCGATACTCCACCGCGTCGGTGCGTCCGCGCCAGGCGTTGATCGCCCAGATCAGCGCCAGCGCCCCGGCCACTCCCAGTGCCCACGAATAGTTGGCGAACAGGATGGAAAATGGCCGGTCATGAACAACGTTGTAAAGCTCGCTGAGATGCCGAAGCGGCGGCACGAATTGCGGAGTGATGAGCGGGTTAGACATGATCGGCCTCCTTGCCCGTGGCGATGCCCCAATCGTGATCATTCCGATCCATGTCCTGCTGCTCCTTGGACCACAGTGTCGGGATGCCGGGCGGGTTGTTTTGCAGTTCGGTGGTCAGCCCGATGTAAAACACGCGCGGCTCGTTTCCGGTGCCGGGTTTGAGTTGCTGGATGACTTCGCTAAGCACCTGCTTGGTCATCGGGTCGTTGGGGTCGTTGAGGTCGCCGAACTGGCGCGCGCCCCCCACACAGGTTTCGACGCAGGCCGGAAGCAGCCCCTGATCGACGCGCTGCGAGCAGAACGTGCACTTGTCGGCGGTCTTGGTGATGGGGTTGATGAAGCGTGCGTCATACGGGCAGGCGTTGACGCAGGCGCCGCAACCCCAGCACAAGTCATAGTCGATCTCGACAATGCCGTCCTTGCGCTGCCAGGTGGCGCCCGCCGGACAGACCTCGATGCACGATGGACGCTCGCAGTGGTTGCACAAACGCGGCAAGAATGCGCGCTTGGTCTCCGGATAAGTTCCCAGCTCCACATCCGGCACCCAGGTGCGGAAGACGCCCGTGGGAATGTTGTTCTCGAACTTGCAGGCCACGGTACAGGCCTGGCAACCAATGCACTTGCGCAGGTCAATCAGCATGCCCCAACGCTTGCCTTCGAACCCTTCCTTGGCCAGGTTGCCGTCCTTCCGCGTGTAGGCATAGGCCGAGCGGTCGTGCGCGAGCTCAAAGTCAGTGCCGGCCGGAGTGAGTGCTTCGGGTGTATCGCCGAAGGCGTCGTCGCCGGGCACTGCTGCTTGTTCCTTGCCTGCAGGGGAAGCGCCAACCGCAACCGTAGCGACTGTTGCTGCGCCTGCACCGAGCGCCTTTTGTAGAAACCCCCGGCGCCTCGTGAGCGTGTCGCCGGGATGTTCGGAATTTTGCATGTCGAGCCTCGCTTGACTGTTTTTGCTGACGATGATTCAAGGATATGCACCGATCGATAAAGAACCGTGATGCAGGTCAAGGCATAGTTAATTCAGATGACGACACCCGTTACATAATGTGTAATCCGTCTTTTGGTCGGCTTGGTCATCAATGGAGCAACGGATCGGCTCAATGTCGAGATTGGCACAGGAAGCCTTTTGGCCGAAAAGCGGGGCGGAACCTTTCGACCAACTTCAAGGCCTCTTTTGCTTCCGTAAGCGCCGGAGTGGCGATAAATCCGGCGGGACCGGTCTAAGCCACGCGCCTGACGCTCGAACACACCTGAGAACCGCCCGAAGATAGGGAGTAACTCAAAAGTCGGCCGCATTTGGTCACTCCGCGCTCGAGCCTGCATCCTTTTGCCGTCGCATTCGTCTTCACACGTGTCACTCTTTCTTTTGTGAGTCTTCAATGAACACGCAAGTCCAATCCTCCCCGGCCTCGGGCGCAGCCCAAAGGGCTATGCCTCTCTGGCGCGCCTGGACGGTACCCACAGTGTTTGTCATGGGCTGGGTCCTGCTCTACAGCCAGCTCCAATCTGCCACCGATGCGTTCATGCACTGGCTGTCCGGCGCAAGCGGCATGGTCGCCGCCAGCCATCTCTACGGTGCGGTGAGTTTCTTCGCCTTCGAAGTGCCCAAGGTGCTGATGCTGCTGGCGCTGATCGTCTTCGTCGTCGGCGTCATTCAGACTTTCTTTACGCCCGAGAAGACGCGCGCCATTCTGGCCGGCCGGCGCCAGGGCGTGGGCAACGTGCTGGCGGCCACGCTGGGCATCGTCACACCCTTTTGCTCATGCTCGGCGGTGCCGCTGTTCATCGGTTTTCTCACCGCCGGCGTGCCGCTGGGCGTGACATTTTCCTTTCTCGTGTCGGCGCCCATGGTCAACGAGGTGGCGCTGGCGCTGCTGTTCGGCATGTTCGGCTGGAAGATCGCGTCGATCTACCTGGGGCTGGGCCTGGCCATCGCCATCCTGGCGGGGCTGGTGATCGGGCGGCTGAACCCGGTGAAGCTTGTCGAGCCCTGGGTGTTCGATATCCCGGCCGTCAGCAATGCCGAAACCAGGCCCGGCTGGGATGCGCGCTTTGCCCAAGGCTGGAAACATGTGCGCGAGATCGTGCTCAAGGTGGCGCCCTACATCGTCGCCGGCGTCGGCGTGGGTGCGTGGATTCACGGCTACGTGCCGCAAGACTTCATGGCGCATCTCATGGGCAAGGGCAACTGGTGGTCGGTGCCCCTGGCCGTGCTCATCGGCGTGCCCATGTACTCCAATGCGGCGGGCATCATCCCCGTGGTGCAGGCGCTCCTGGGAAAGGGCGCGGCGCTGGGCACCACCCTGGCGTTCATGATGGCTGTCACCGCCTTGTCCTTCCCCGAGTTCATGATCCTTAAAAAGGTGATGAAACCCAAGCTGATTGCGCTATTCGCCGGCGTTGTGGCCGTGGGCATCATCATCGTGGGCTACGTCTTCAACGCCCTGATGTAACGCGCAGGTCGATCACTTCCCTATCTTTCCACAATCCAAGGAGATTTTCATGACCACCAATCGCATGGTGAGCATCATGGCCGGGTTCATGGTTCTGCTCAGCCTGATGCTGGCGCAGATCACCGGCCAGATCGACCTGTTGCACCCCCACCTGGCTGTGGCTCACGGGCTTCGTCGGCCTGAACGTGTTCCAGATGGGTTTCACCGGCTTTTGTCCCGCGGCCAAGGTGTTCAAGGCACTGGGCTTCAGGGACGCCACCAATGCCAGTAGCGCCATGGCTTCAGACAAGAGCTGCTGCTGAATTTGTCTCTCGGAGTCAAACCATGACCACTCAAATGATGCCGTCCGCGCAAGAACTGCTGGCCAAGATGCGCGCCGGAATGGGCCGCGTGCCCGCCGCAATCGAAAAATCCACCGTCGTCGACGACGGACTGATCCAGGAGCACATGCGCTCGCGCACGTACGCGATGCCCGAGGGCGGCGCACTCGACGAGCAGACCCGCACCCTGATCTATCTTGCTGCAGCGCTGGCCAGTTCCAGCCCGGCCTGCGTGCGCGCCATGTCCGACAAGGTGGTGCAGCAGGGCATCCCCAAGGCCAAGTTACTTGAGACCTTGCACATCGTGCGCTTTGCCATGGCGACCAAGGTCATCGGCGACGCCGAACCAGTGTTTGACGCCTTGGTTGGGGCGCAGAAGTAAACCCCGACTGAGCTTAAATGAAGGACAACGCAACCATGACCAACGTCAAAATCCTCGGCACGGGCTGTGCCAATTGCAAGACCACGCAAAAACTGGTCGAAGACGTGATCGCCGCCAAAGGCGTGCAGGCGCAGGTGAACAAAGTTGAGGACATACCCTCCATCATGAAATACGGCGTGATGAGCACCCCGGGCGTGGTGATCGATGGCAAGGTGGTGCACTCTGGCGGCGTGCCCAGCCGGGCGCAGGTCGAAAGCTGGTTTGGAGTCTGACCATGCGCCCAGCTGGGCACGCCGCCGGTTTGGCGCCGCATGATCGAGCGCCAATCCACTTGGCATATATGGTTACGGAAAGGAGATCTGCGCCATGATCTGTGCCACCGGAGCGCAACCTTGCCCGCTGCGTTTTGAAATTCTTGGTTCGGGCGCCGAGGCTGAAAAGCTCAGGCGCCGTCTTGCGTGCGCGCTGGGCGGCCTGGGTTGGTCGGCTGGCATTCCCATCCGAACGGATGCCGAGGCTGCGCTCAATGCGGGAGCAACGCGCGACCCGGTGCTCTTGGCGGACGACGTCTTGTTCGCACAAGGTCTGCCGCGCACCGAAGATCTCGAGGAGCTTCTGCGCACGCAGATCGGAGTGCCACCAGCAGCTCGGACAATGCCATGAGCCATGATCGTGACCATCGTCACGCGGCGCCGCAAGACTTCGGCGCGCGTTTCGCCTTCGGCATTGCCCTGAACATCATTTTTGTCGCGATCGAAGCCTTCTACGGCTGGCGTGCTGGCTCGCTCGCCCTCCTTGCCGATGCCGGTCATAACTTGGGCGACGTCGGGGGGTTAGCACTGGCCTGGGCGGGGCTCGCAACCGGGCGTCTGCGCGCGAACGACCGCCACACCTACGGCTGGCAGCGGGGCTCTGTCCTCGCCAGTTTTTTCAACGCCACGCTGCTGCTCGTGCTCATGGGGGCCTTGGCATTGGAGGCGGCGTCACGGCTCTCCAGCCCCGCGCCAGTTGACGAATGGCCGGTTCTGGTCGTCGCCGCGGTAGGCATTGCCATCAATGGAATCACGGCCTGGTTGTTTTTGGCGGGCAGCAAAGGTGATCTCAACATTCGCGGCGCCTTCCTGCACATGACGGCCGACGCGCTGGTGTCGCTGGGGGTGGTGATCGGCGCGGCGGTCGTGCTCGCCACCGGCTGGCTGTGGATCGATCCGGCGATTTCCCTGCTAATCGTCGCCGTGGTCGTGTGGGGCACATGGTCGCTTTTCGCACAGTCGCTGCACCTGCTGTTCGACGGCGTGCCGCATGGGGTCGACCTGGCTGCGATACGCGCCCGACTCCTGGCCCTGCCGGGGGTACTGAGCCTGCACGATCTCCATGTGTGGGCGCTGAGCACATCGAAAGTCGGCCTGACTGCGCATCTGGTCGTGCGCGACGAAACCCCCAGCGCCGATGCGATTCTCGAACAGGCCGAGCAGCTATTGCACGAAGCTTTCGAGATCAAGCACGTCACGCTGCAGCTCGAGTCCCCCGAATTCGCTGCGCATTGCGAGCTCGCGGACGGCGAAGAACCAGGGTGCGCGGGCAGCGAGGCGGCGAGGCGAACGGCATGAGCAAGCCGCTCGTCGCTGCGCCCCCGAAGACACTGCAGAGTGGCGCGGCGAGCGTGCCAGGATTCGTACTTCTGTTTTCCTCCTCGTTGTTGCCGGGCTTTAGTGGCTTCCAGAACAGTTTCGACGGCTTCGCGCCGATTCCTGACGCGAGTGCGTCCGCGCTGCGCTCATGGCGCGATGCCGCGCAAGCCCATGTGCTCGGCCCAGCATTCATCCAAGCCGCGCGGCTTTCGCTGCGCTGCGTTGGGCGCATCGAACTCAACAAGGGAGATGCGGATGCGCCTGGGCACGCCGATATTTCCCTGCTCACCCATGTTGCCGGGGTGGCCGTTTGGGAGGCGTGGATGCCCGGGCCGCGGCAGGAGTTCGATGCGGCGCGCTGGACGCGATGGTTGGATCCAGAGCAACCCGGAAGCCCAGCTGCGCAGGTCTGGGCGCAGATCTTGCCATTGAGCCGTGCGATCTCGGGCCGAGCTGACTATGGCGCATATCTTCCGCTGTCGGTCATCCGCTTGCCGGAAGTTGAACTTGACGACTGGTTGGGCGAGCACACCGAGCAGGTCGTCAACCTGCTGTGGCGCGACCGGATCGCGCGAGCACTTAAGCCGGAGGTGGTCGACAGCGAGCTTGCCCGCGACACTTGCGCCCGGGTTGGCGGCATCACCCTGCTGGGACGACGTAGTGCGCTGGACCTCCATGGCAGCCGCGACGACAGTGCCGCCGAGGCGCAGGAACTGGCCCTGCCGCCGCGCAGCGTGTTTCCCTTTCTCATCACGCTGGAATTGCTGAGCGTCGAGCGTGCCGTGCTGCAGCGCCTGTACGACCGCCTGGCGCATGCGGGCCCACGCTCGATCGACGACCTTCTCGCCCTGAAAAAGGAGGTGATGGACGGCCTAGAGGAGTATTACGGCTCGACTCTGGCAAGCACGCGGTTTAACGATGTAGTGGCCGAACAGGGCGAGGCGATGCTGGGCATCGTCGACCTGTTCGACGCCGTCACCGACCGGCTCGACATGGTCAGCTTTACCCTCACCACAAACTACCAGCAGCGCATGACAGCGCTGCAGTTCTGGCTCACTGTGGTATTCGGTGCCACGGAAATCGGATTCATTGCCACGAGTATCGCCACATGGTTTTACCGCAGCGGTCTGGGCGTTGTTCTCACTTGGACCCTCGGTGCAAGCATCGTGTCTGGCGCCGTTTTGGTAGCTCTTTTGCGGAGCAAAATCAAATGACACCGATCCTTTGTCGCATCGCCCAGGATTCAGGGCGACGAGTATGATTTTTTGATGCAGATCATGTGCACACGGTGCGGGCCGGCTTACCTTGGTATGGGTCAGATGCGTCCGGTGCGAGCCGGCTTATCTTGATTTCACGAGTCATATGCCTTTTTAACCAATGGAGTATTCGATGAAGCACATTTATCGTCATCTCGCCTTCGCCGCATCCCTGCTAGCTCTTGTCTTTCCCGTTGCCGCGCAGGCGCAGGGATGGCCCGGCGGCGGGCCAGGACCCTATGGCCCCTATGCCGCTCCTATGTATCGCTCGGCCAACCCCTACGCCTCCGAACTCAATGCACTGGCGGTCAAGAATCCAGCCAAGCACGACACCTGCTTCAATGAGGCCAACGCAAAGAATCTGCGTCGTGATGCGCGCTGGAAATTCATGGTCGAGTGCATGAAGAAGTAAACACGTGGCGCTGCCCTCGTGCGCAGACGCGAAGGCAGGCCATGGACGTGCGGTGTGAAACCGCGTGAGGCTGTCGGTTGCCGCCATCGTGACGCGTGATGGGGCAACCTGATCGGGCCGCGAATCGAAGGGATGACGTGGATCCGGACGCGGTATCGACAGGAGCGGACGACACCCGCCAGGGATTATTGAGCGCCGAGGTAGCACGACGGCTGGCTGTCGGCGGCCCAAACCTGCTGCCCGGCGCCGCGCCCAAACCCGCCTGGGTCATTGCGCTGGGAGTGCTGCGCGAGCCAATGTTTCTCATGCTGCTGGCCGCCGGTGGCATCTACTTGCTACTTGGCGACCGCGGCGAGGCACTGTTCCTGCTGGGCTTCGTGTTCGTGGTGATCGGCATCACCTTGGGGCAGGAGCGCAAGACCCAGCGCGCGCTGGAATCGCTGCGCGACCTGTCAGCACCGCGCGCGCTGGTCATCCGGGATGGCCGCGAACAACGCATTGCCGGGCGCGACGTGGTGGTCGACGACCTGTTGGTTCTGCACGAGGGCGACCGCATTCCGGCCGATGCGCAATTGATCATTGGCCAGCTCGACGTCGACGAGTCGCTGCTCACAGGTGAGTCCGTGCCGGTGAGCAAGCTGCCCGATGCCGTGGTTCACCCGGCCGCCGCCCCAGGCGAAGCTAGCGGCGCCACGCTATTTGCCAGCACCGTGGTCACCAAGGGCGTGGGGCGCGCAGTGGTGCAAGCCACCGGCGCACTCACCGTAGTGGGTGGCATCGGCACGGCGTTGGGTAGGACGGCTGAGATGGATTCCGGCCTGCAGCGCGCTTCGCGCGGGCTGATCCGCAACCTGACGATGGTCGCACTCGGGCTGGCGCTGGCACTGGTGCTGGTGAGCTGGGCGTGGGACGGACGCTCGCTGCTCAAGAGCCTGCTGTCGGGCGTCGCGCTGGCCATGGCCATCCTGCCGGAGGAAATCCCGGTCATCCTCACCGTGTTCCTTGCGCTGGGCGCCTGGCGGCTGTCCAAGACCAAGGTGCTCACGCGCCGCGTGCCTGCGGTCGAAGCGCTGGGGGCGATCACCGTACTGGCCGTGGACAAGACAGGCACGCTGACGCAGAACCGCATGCAGGTCGCCGAACTGGCCATGAGCGAAGCCCGGTTCGACGCCGACCATGCCGAATTGCCCGAGCCGTTTCACCCTCTGGTCGAGTTCGCCATGCTCGCGACCCCGCTCGACCCGTTCGACCCGATGGAAAGGGCCATCCAGGTCTTTGGCCGTGCGCGGCTAGCGGGCACTGAGCATGTGCACGACGATCGCAACCTGTCGCACCAGTACGACCTCGCGCCGGATATCCTGGCCATGACCCGCGTGTTCGCCGACGCCCGGCCCGACACCTATGCGCTGGCCACCAAGGGTGCGCCCGAAGCGGTGGCCGAGCTCTGCCACCTGCCCGCGCCTGAGCGTGCGGCGATTGCACATCAAGTCGAAGCCATGGCCGCACGCGGCTTGCGGGTGCTGGGGGTGGCGCGTGGAACCTGGCAGGCGGCCACGGCAGGCGCCCCTTGGCCCGCAAGCCAGCATGACTTCGATTTCAGCTTTCTTGGCCTCATCGGCCTGATCGATCCACCGCGCCCCGACGTGCCTGCGGCAATCGCCGAATGCCGCGCCGCCGGGGTGCGCATCGTGATGATGACGGGCGACCATCCGGCCACTGCGCGGGCCATCGCCGCGCAGGTGGGGTTGTCGGAGCGGGCCGAGGTCGTCACCGGCCCGGAACTCGCCGCGCTGGAGGACGCCGCGCTGCGCGAGCGTCTTCGCCACGTAGACGTCTGCGCCCGCCTCGCGCCCGAGCACAAGTTGCGTCTGGTGCGCGCGTTGCAGGCTGACGGCCAGGTGGTGGCGATGACCGGCGACGGGGTTAACGACGCCCCGGCGCTGAAGGCCGCCGACGTGGGCATCGCCATGGGCGAGCGCGGCACCGATGTGGCGCGCGAGGCGGCCGCGCTGGTGCTGCTCGACGACAGCTTTGCCAGCATCGTGCAGGCCATCCGCGGCGGACGACGCATTTTCGACAACATCACCAAGGCCACGCGCTTCGTGTTCGCCGTGCACATGCCGATCATCGCGCTGGCACTGCTGCCGGCTCTGCTGCACTGGCCAGTACTTCTGCTGCCGGTGCACATCGTGCTGCTGGAGCTGCTCATCGACCCGGCCTGTTCCATCGTGTTCGAGGCCGAGCCGGCGGCAGCCGATGTGATGCAGCGCCCGCCACGGCCGCTGGCCGCCAGCCCGTTCACCCTGGACAATATCGGCTTTGCCTTGCTGCAGGGGCTGGGCATCGCCGCAGTACTCTTGGCCGGGCACGCCGGGCTGCAGGCGACGACTGGCTGGGGCGAGGGCAATTTGCGGCTGGCGGTGTTCGTGGCGCTGGTACTCGCGCTGTTCCTGCTGATCGTGTCCAACCGCGATCTGCGCCATGCTGCGATGTTCAACCTGCGCGCAGACAATCCGTGGCTGGCGCGCATGTTCGCTGCAGTGGCGGCGGTGCTGGCCGCGGTGCTGCTGATTCCGGGGTTGCGGAAGGTGATGGGCTTTGCCAGCGTGAGTCTGCACCCGCTGACTGCGGCGCTCGGCCTGCTGGTGCTCTGCGGACTGTGGTTGCAGGGTTTGCGGCTGGCCTGGGGACGGAGGGTCGAACAGCCTGTCGATACCTGATTGGCCCTGGACACGGGGTGCGTCTGATCCAGATCAAACCAACCCAACATAAACATGGCGTTTCGCTGCATCCTTTTCTGTGCCGCTCCGTCTTCTGGAGTGACGCTTTCATGAAAACATGGTGAACCTGATGCAAAATTCAACAACGCTTCTCCCTGCGGAAGCGCAGGGCCTGCTCGACGCGCTGGACGATGAATACAAAGCCTGGGCAACCTATGATCAAGTGATCCGTGATTTCGGCGTCCAGCGGCCTTTCAGCAATATTGTGGAGGCCGAGCAGCGTCATATCGACGCTTTGCTCGATCTCTGCGCGCGTTATGGCGTGACGCCGGTGGCGAATCGCTGGCCTGGACGGGTGCCCCGCTATGACTCGATCCATGCGGCCTGCGTCCAGTCCGTACAGGGCGAAATCGACAACGCCGCGCTGTATGACCGCTTGCTGCAGAGCACGCAGCGCGAGGACATTCTTGCGGTGTATCGCGCACTGCAAAGTGCCTCGACCGATCGCCACCTTCGCGCTTTTCAGCGTTGCGCCGCAGGCGGCTGACAGGCCGGAGATGCCAATGTTGACTTATGACGTGACGCTGGACCGAATCGATGCCGACGGCAGCCAGGCGCACTGCAAGGAGGCGCGCATCAAAGTCGATTCCGCGCTGGAAGGGCGCGCCGATGCGTTCAATCCTGCCGAGTTGCTCCTCGCTGCGGTGGGGGCGTGCATGCTCAAGAACATCGAACGGGTCGCGCCGATCCTCAAATTCCGCTACAGCCGCGTGCACATCGAGGTGCATGGCGAGCGCCAGGACACGCCACCCAGGATGCAGCGCATCAGCTACCGCATCATCGTCGATACCGACGAAGACGCTCATCGTCTTGCCCTGCTACACCACAATGTGCAGCAGTTCGGCACCGTCTACAACACGGTCGCAGGCGGCAC
It includes:
- a CDS encoding OsmC family protein, with the translated sequence MLTYDVTLDRIDADGSQAHCKEARIKVDSALEGRADAFNPAELLLAAVGACMLKNIERVAPILKFRYSRVHIEVHGERQDTPPRMQRISYRIIVDTDEDAHRLALLHHNVQQFGTVYNTVAGGTQLEGHIERGSLTPVQPSADPS
- a CDS encoding DUF2202 domain-containing protein; amino-acid sequence: MQNSTTLLPAEAQGLLDALDDEYKAWATYDQVIRDFGVQRPFSNIVEAEQRHIDALLDLCARYGVTPVANRWPGRVPRYDSIHAACVQSVQGEIDNAALYDRLLQSTQREDILAVYRALQSASTDRHLRAFQRCAAGG
- a CDS encoding cation-translocating P-type ATPase; the protein is MGQPDRAANRRDDVDPDAVSTGADDTRQGLLSAEVARRLAVGGPNLLPGAAPKPAWVIALGVLREPMFLMLLAAGGIYLLLGDRGEALFLLGFVFVVIGITLGQERKTQRALESLRDLSAPRALVIRDGREQRIAGRDVVVDDLLVLHEGDRIPADAQLIIGQLDVDESLLTGESVPVSKLPDAVVHPAAAPGEASGATLFASTVVTKGVGRAVVQATGALTVVGGIGTALGRTAEMDSGLQRASRGLIRNLTMVALGLALALVLVSWAWDGRSLLKSLLSGVALAMAILPEEIPVILTVFLALGAWRLSKTKVLTRRVPAVEALGAITVLAVDKTGTLTQNRMQVAELAMSEARFDADHAELPEPFHPLVEFAMLATPLDPFDPMERAIQVFGRARLAGTEHVHDDRNLSHQYDLAPDILAMTRVFADARPDTYALATKGAPEAVAELCHLPAPERAAIAHQVEAMAARGLRVLGVARGTWQAATAGAPWPASQHDFDFSFLGLIGLIDPPRPDVPAAIAECRAAGVRIVMMTGDHPATARAIAAQVGLSERAEVVTGPELAALEDAALRERLRHVDVCARLAPEHKLRLVRALQADGQVVAMTGDGVNDAPALKAADVGIAMGERGTDVAREAAALVLLDDSFASIVQAIRGGRRIFDNITKATRFVFAVHMPIIALALLPALLHWPVLLLPVHIVLLELLIDPACSIVFEAEPAAADVMQRPPRPLAASPFTLDNIGFALLQGLGIAAVLLAGHAGLQATTGWGEGNLRLAVFVALVLALFLLIVSNRDLRHAAMFNLRADNPWLARMFAAVAAVLAAVLLIPGLRKVMGFASVSLHPLTAALGLLVLCGLWLQGLRLAWGRRVEQPVDT